A single region of the Kwoniella botswanensis chromosome 1, complete sequence genome encodes:
- a CDS encoding leukotriene A-4 hydrolase/aminopeptidase, translating into MSFSPHFSSGSSPFDSDLATLSNYLEVVTRHIKIDWEIDWDAKTFGGYAELNLESRVEGLQEVRLDSSFLDVKGVEVDGKAVEYSLDSRIEVMGEALRIKLPKSLNKGESFAIKITYSTTPQCTAVGWLEPAQTKSGKHPYLYSQAQAIHARSMLPCQDTPAVKASYEAKVRSGRGLEVLLSGQRKGVKELAERGEGWREFAYEQPVGIPSYLIAIAAGELTHKPFENLQGRNWSPGCWTEPLNMDKAFWEFHKDTANFVKTAEDLTSSYKFGVYDILFLPESFPYGGMENSCLTFATPTIIAGDRSQVDVVAHEISHSWFGNGIGCASWSHFWLNEGWTTYLERLIMRETHGELERQLSYTVGRRGLVGDLERLNPRFQKLVIEYKEHEDPDEGYSQVPYEKGANFLLYLERTLGGLENFIPYMKDYVRTFEGTSITTDQWREHLFHYFKQHQDAEELTRRLGKVDWDEWLHGSGPDLCVNIQYDDTLSKACYDLAAKWDKARDGDVSSFTKDDIKDFSSTQTVVFLDKLETYETLPPKVVTSLDKLYGLGSTGNAEIGLRFFEVALKSGPEYAESAAAWVINKGRMKFCRPVFRLLNEQKPELAKETFLKHANFYHPIARKMIAKDLGVKVE; encoded by the exons ATGTCATTCTCACCTCATTTCTCCTCAGGCTCTTCTCCATTCGACAGTGACCTAGCAACACTTTCAAACTACCTCGAAGTGGTCACTCGACAcatcaagatcgattggGAGATCGATTGGGATGCGAAGACGTTTGGTGGTTATGCCGAACTCAATCTGGAAAGTAGAGTAGAAGGGTTACAGGAAGTGAGGCTGGATAGTAGTTTCTTGGATGTGAAGGGTGTTGAGGTGGATGGTAAAGCTGTG GAATACTCTCTAGATTCGAGAATCGAAGTGATGGGAGAAGCGTTGAGAATCAAATTGCCCAAATCATTAAACAAGGGAGAA TCCTTCGCCATCAAGATAACCTACTCTACCACCCCGCAGTGTACAGCTGTAGGATGGCTCGAACCTGCCCAAACCAAATCTGGAAAACATCCTTATCTGTATTCTCAAGCTCAGGCGATTCACGCCAGGTCGATGTTACCTTGTCAAGATACGCCGGCCGTCAAGGCTAGCTACGAGGCGAAAGTGCGCTCGGGTAGAGGGTTGGAAGTGCTCTTGAGTGGACAGAGGAAAGGCGTGAAAGAGCTCGCAGAGAGGGGTGAGGGATGGAGGGAGTTTGCTTATGAGCAG CCCGTCGGCATCCCCTCTTATCTCATTGCCATTGCTGCTGGTGAACTCACGCACAAACCTTTCGAGAATTTGCAAGGCAGGAACTGGTCACCTGGATGCTGGactgag CCCTTGAACATGGACAAGGCATTCTGGGAGTTCCACAAAGACACTGCGAA CTTCGTCAAGACCGCCGAAGATCTCACTTCATCGTACAAGTTCGGCGTATATGATATCCTGTTCTTACCTGAATCATTCCCTTACggag GTATGGAAAATTCATGTTTGACTTTCGCTACTCCCACGATCATCGCTGGTGATCGAAGTCAAGTTGATGTGGTGGCTCATGAGATCAGTCAC TCCTGGTTCGGTAATGGTATCGGATGTGCTTCTTGGTCGCATTTCTGGCTtaatgag GGCTGGACCACATACCTTGAGCGATTG ATCATGAGAGAGACTCATGGCGAACTGGAAAGACAATT GTCATACACTGTCG GTCGACGAGGTCTTGTTGGTGACCTAGAGAGACTCAACCCGAGATTCCAGAAATTGGTAATCGAGTATAAGGAACACGAGGACC CCGATGAGGGATACAGTCAGGTACCGTacgagaag GGAGCAAacttccttctttatctcGAAAGAACCCTGGGTGGGCTTGAGAACTTCATCCCGTATATGAAAGACTACGTGAGAACGTTCGAGGGAACGTCAATCACCACTGATCAATGGCGAGAACACCTGTTCCACTATTTCAAACAACACCAAGATGCCGAGGAATTGACTAGGAGATTAGGGAAAGTTGACtgggatgag TGGCTCCATGGTTCTGGTCCTGATCTCTGCGTCAACATCCAATATGACGACACACTTTCCAAAGCT TGTTATGACCTTGCTGCTAAATGGGACAAAGCTCGTGATGGAGATGTATCAAGCTTTACtaaagatgatatcaaggATTTCTCGTCCACTCAAACTG TCGTCTTCCTCGATAAATTGGAAACATATGAGACCCTTCCACCTAAAGTCGTAACATCCCTCGACAAGTTATACGGGTTAGGCTCCACTGGAAATGCCGAGATCGGATTAAGGTTCTTTGAGGTCGCCTTGAAGAGTGGCCCAGAATATGCTGAATCTGCTGCCG CATGGGTAATCAACAAAGGAAGGATGAAGTTCTGTAGACCGGTATTTAGGCTTCTGAACGAACAGAAACCTGAATTGGCAAAAGAGACTTTCTTGAAACATGCTAATTTCTAT CACCCCATCGCTAGAAAGATGATTGCGAAGGATTTAGGAGTTAAAGTAGAATAA